In Enterobacter ludwigii, the following are encoded in one genomic region:
- a CDS encoding ABC transporter substrate-binding protein has protein sequence MKNALLTMAVAAACFSYGAQADEKTGGDIVVTYQNDVATLDPAIGYDWQNWSMIKSLFDGLMDYRPGTTELVNDLAESYAISEDGKVYTFVLRKGVKFHNGREVTAADVKYSLERTVNPKTQSPGAGFFSPIAGYDEEASGKSTTLSGIEVVDDHTVKITLKEPNATFLHVLALNFASVVPREEVEKWGADFGKHPVGSGAFELQEWKLGQELIFRKNPNYFKAGVPRLDHIKFEMGQDPSVALLRLEKGEVDIAGDGVPPAQFLSFKNNPAYKGLMVTGDQLQTGYVTMKTTLPPFDNLKVRQAVNMAVNKDRIVRIINGRAAPANQPLPPAMPGYDKAYQGFSYDPAKAKQLLSEAGFPNGFATELYVMNTDPQPRIAQSIQQDLAKVGIHASIKSLAQANVIAAGGSASQAPMVWSGGMAWIADFPDPSNFYGPILGCAGAVEGGWNWARYCNKALDAQAAAADSMVKPDQQDARIEAWRKIFITAMDDAPWVPVFNEKRYTVHSARMGGEDALYVDPVHVPVNYDYIGLK, from the coding sequence ATGAAAAATGCGTTATTGACAATGGCGGTGGCCGCGGCCTGTTTCTCTTATGGCGCGCAGGCTGACGAGAAGACCGGCGGCGATATCGTGGTGACCTACCAGAACGACGTGGCGACCCTCGATCCGGCCATTGGCTATGACTGGCAAAACTGGTCGATGATCAAAAGCCTGTTCGACGGCCTGATGGACTATCGTCCCGGCACCACCGAGTTGGTGAACGACCTGGCGGAGAGCTACGCCATTTCCGAGGACGGCAAGGTCTACACCTTTGTGCTACGCAAAGGGGTGAAATTCCACAACGGCCGCGAGGTCACGGCGGCGGACGTGAAATATTCTCTGGAACGCACAGTCAACCCGAAAACCCAAAGTCCGGGCGCCGGGTTCTTCAGTCCCATCGCGGGCTATGACGAGGAGGCCAGCGGTAAAAGCACGACCCTGAGCGGTATCGAGGTCGTCGACGATCATACGGTAAAAATCACTCTGAAAGAGCCCAACGCCACCTTCCTGCATGTGCTGGCGCTGAACTTTGCCTCGGTGGTTCCCCGTGAGGAGGTGGAGAAATGGGGCGCCGACTTCGGCAAGCATCCGGTCGGCAGCGGCGCGTTTGAGCTCCAGGAGTGGAAGCTGGGCCAGGAGCTGATCTTCCGCAAAAACCCGAACTACTTTAAAGCCGGCGTGCCGCGGCTGGATCACATAAAGTTCGAAATGGGACAGGATCCCTCGGTCGCTCTGCTGCGGCTGGAAAAAGGCGAAGTGGATATTGCCGGCGACGGCGTACCGCCCGCACAGTTTCTGTCGTTTAAAAACAACCCGGCCTATAAGGGCCTGATGGTCACCGGCGACCAGTTGCAGACCGGCTACGTGACGATGAAAACCACGCTGCCGCCTTTCGATAATCTCAAAGTCCGCCAGGCGGTGAACATGGCGGTCAACAAAGATCGCATCGTGCGCATCATTAATGGACGCGCGGCGCCGGCCAACCAGCCACTGCCACCCGCCATGCCCGGTTATGACAAGGCATATCAGGGTTTCAGCTACGACCCGGCAAAAGCGAAGCAACTGCTCAGCGAAGCGGGTTTCCCCAACGGTTTTGCTACCGAACTGTACGTGATGAATACCGATCCGCAGCCGCGTATCGCCCAGTCTATCCAGCAGGATCTGGCCAAAGTGGGCATCCACGCCAGCATCAAATCCCTGGCGCAGGCGAATGTGATTGCGGCGGGCGGCTCCGCCAGCCAAGCGCCGATGGTCTGGTCCGGCGGCATGGCGTGGATCGCCGATTTCCCGGATCCCTCCAACTTCTATGGCCCGATCCTCGGCTGCGCCGGGGCGGTAGAGGGCGGCTGGAACTGGGCGCGCTACTGCAACAAAGCGCTGGACGCGCAGGCGGCCGCGGCGGACAGCATGGTGAAACCCGACCAGCAGGACGCGCGCATTGAAGCCTGGCGCAAAATCTTCATCACTGCAATGGATGACGCGCCCTGGGTGCCGGTATTCAACGAGAAGCGCTACACCGTACATTCCGCACGCATGGGGGGCGAGGACGCTCTGTATGTCGATCCAGTGCATGTACCAGTCAACTACGACTATATCGGACTGAAATAA
- a CDS encoding acetamidase/formamidase family protein — translation MCQNCLVKTIHHAQHHFGWDNSLSPVLHVASGSQLEFHCLDAANGWFNAGSTAADIPTLPFDKLNPVSGPVYVEGAQPGDALKVTLESFRPSGFGWTANIPGFGLLADQFSDPALTLWQYDRQGLTPCAFGRYGRVPLKPFAGTLGVAPAAAGHHSVVPPRRVGGNLDIRDLAAGCTLWLPVEVEGALFSIGDTHAAQGDGEVCGTAIESAMDVVVKLEVVKDMPLKTPRFATPGPVTQHLDRHGYSAFTGIGPDLMTAARDAVSYTIDALCREQGMSAEEAYMLCSVCGDLRISEIVDRPNWVVSFYFPNSVFN, via the coding sequence ATGTGCCAAAATTGTCTGGTGAAGACCATTCATCATGCTCAACATCATTTCGGCTGGGATAACAGCCTGAGCCCGGTCCTGCACGTAGCTTCCGGCAGCCAACTGGAGTTTCACTGCCTGGATGCGGCTAACGGCTGGTTCAACGCCGGTTCTACCGCAGCGGATATCCCAACGCTGCCGTTTGATAAGCTCAACCCGGTCAGTGGCCCGGTCTATGTGGAAGGCGCTCAGCCGGGCGATGCGCTAAAGGTGACGCTGGAATCCTTTCGTCCCAGCGGCTTTGGCTGGACTGCGAATATCCCGGGCTTCGGCCTGCTGGCCGATCAGTTTTCTGATCCGGCGCTGACGCTGTGGCAATATGACCGCCAGGGCTTAACCCCCTGCGCCTTTGGCCGATATGGCCGCGTACCGCTGAAACCCTTCGCCGGTACCCTCGGCGTCGCTCCCGCCGCCGCGGGCCATCATTCGGTGGTGCCGCCGCGCCGCGTGGGCGGCAATCTGGATATTCGCGATCTGGCCGCTGGCTGCACATTATGGCTACCGGTGGAAGTAGAAGGCGCGTTGTTTTCTATTGGTGACACCCACGCCGCGCAGGGCGATGGTGAAGTCTGCGGCACGGCGATTGAAAGCGCGATGGACGTGGTGGTGAAGCTGGAAGTGGTTAAAGATATGCCGCTGAAAACGCCGCGTTTCGCCACCCCTGGCCCAGTGACCCAACATCTGGATCGGCACGGCTACAGCGCCTTCACCGGCATTGGCCCTGACCTGATGACCGCCGCCCGCGACGCGGTAAGCTATACCATCGATGCGCTGTGCCGCGAACAAGGGATGTCGGCGGAAGAGGCCTATATGCTCTGCTCCGTGTGCGGCGATCTGCGCATCAGCGAAATCGTCGATCGGCCTAACTGGGTGGTGTCGTTCTATTTTCCCAACAGCGTGTTTAATTAG
- a CDS encoding ABC transporter ATP-binding protein produces the protein MSAVLFPAPLLSVERLSIQFGTQRVVDDVSFALWPGKTLCIAGESGSGKSLTSLAIMGLLPEEAQIPGGAIIFDNQDLLSLPERQMQLLRGKSVAMIFQEPMTSLNPLMTVGQQLEETLQRHEVLGRRERRSRVSTMLDAVKISHVEKRLQQYPHELSGGMRQRVMIAMAMLCQPQVLIADEPTTALDVTIQAQILELMRELQQAFSTSLLLITHDMGVVAEMADDVLVMSHGKIMEQAPAKTLFTSPQAAYTRQLLQAVPVLGQAPALAPVEATRPLLSVRDLSVRFPVRGDGLRVRREVHAVDGVSFDLFPGETLGIVGESGCGKSTTAKALMNMVPFSGSAQLNGQELHGLKDEALRAVRRDLQMVFQDPWAALNPRKTIFDLVGEPLLIHEQMPAEQRTERVVQLLQQVGLPAEAMRRYPHQFSGGQRQRICIARALALNPKVIIADESVSALDVSVQAQVLTLLEDLRQRYRLSYLFISHDMAVVERICHRVAVMFGGQLVEIGPRDRVLHHPQHPYTQHLLSAVPIPDVQQRRQPRATSAMPIRPEPIKPIGYQRVPQRFTDFGDGHLVAC, from the coding sequence ATGTCAGCAGTCCTATTTCCGGCGCCGCTGCTCTCGGTCGAGCGCCTGTCGATCCAGTTTGGTACACAGCGGGTGGTGGATGACGTCAGCTTTGCGCTCTGGCCGGGAAAAACTCTGTGCATTGCCGGCGAGTCGGGCAGCGGTAAATCGCTGACTTCGCTGGCGATCATGGGTTTGCTTCCGGAGGAGGCACAGATTCCAGGCGGCGCGATTATTTTTGATAACCAGGATTTGCTCAGCCTGCCGGAGCGGCAAATGCAGCTGCTGCGCGGCAAGTCGGTTGCCATGATTTTTCAGGAACCGATGACCTCGCTCAATCCGCTGATGACGGTGGGCCAGCAGCTGGAAGAGACGCTGCAACGCCACGAAGTGCTGGGCCGCCGTGAACGGCGCAGCCGGGTCAGCACGATGCTGGACGCGGTCAAAATCAGTCATGTGGAGAAGCGCCTGCAACAGTATCCGCACGAGCTTTCCGGCGGTATGCGCCAGCGGGTGATGATCGCCATGGCAATGCTGTGCCAGCCACAGGTGCTGATTGCCGATGAGCCGACTACGGCCCTCGACGTCACTATTCAGGCGCAGATCCTCGAGTTGATGCGCGAACTGCAGCAGGCGTTTTCCACCAGCCTGCTGTTGATCACCCACGATATGGGAGTGGTGGCAGAAATGGCCGATGATGTGCTGGTCATGAGTCACGGCAAAATCATGGAGCAGGCTCCGGCAAAAACGCTGTTTACCTCGCCGCAGGCGGCTTATACCCGCCAGCTGTTGCAGGCGGTACCGGTGCTGGGCCAGGCGCCCGCGCTGGCGCCGGTCGAGGCGACTCGACCGTTGCTCAGCGTCCGCGACCTCAGCGTGCGCTTTCCGGTGCGCGGCGACGGCCTGCGCGTGCGTCGCGAAGTCCATGCCGTCGATGGCGTCAGCTTCGATCTTTTCCCCGGCGAGACGTTGGGCATTGTCGGTGAAAGCGGCTGCGGTAAATCGACGACGGCAAAAGCGCTGATGAATATGGTGCCATTTAGCGGCAGCGCGCAGCTTAACGGACAGGAGCTGCACGGCCTGAAGGACGAGGCGTTAAGAGCGGTACGCCGCGATTTGCAGATGGTGTTTCAGGATCCCTGGGCGGCGCTCAATCCGCGCAAAACTATTTTCGACCTGGTTGGGGAGCCGCTGCTGATTCATGAGCAGATGCCCGCAGAACAGCGCACGGAGCGGGTGGTGCAGCTATTGCAGCAGGTCGGCCTGCCAGCGGAAGCGATGCGGCGTTATCCGCACCAGTTTTCCGGCGGCCAGCGCCAGCGCATTTGCATTGCCCGCGCGCTGGCGCTGAACCCGAAAGTGATCATCGCCGATGAATCGGTTTCCGCGCTGGATGTTTCAGTACAGGCGCAGGTGCTGACGCTGCTGGAAGATTTGCGTCAGCGCTATCGGCTCAGCTATCTGTTTATTTCCCATGATATGGCGGTGGTGGAGCGCATCTGCCACCGGGTAGCGGTGATGTTTGGCGGCCAGCTCGTGGAGATCGGCCCACGAGATCGAGTGTTGCACCATCCGCAGCATCCTTATACTCAGCACTTGCTCAGCGCCGTTCCTATACCTGACGTTCAGCAAAGACGGCAACCCCGAGCCACCAGCGCAATGCCGATAAGACCAGAACCGATCAAACCCATCGGCTATCAGAGAGTACCGCAGCGCTTTACCGATTTTGGCGACGGGCACCTCGTCGCCTGCTGA
- a CDS encoding creatininase family protein: protein MDMANIVAVLPICAVEQHGAHLPVRVFAAINASIIERAVELLPANLPMLVLATLPVGKSDEHLAYPDTLSLPYDVLGKVCFEMAKSAWRTGIRKIVFWNSQGGQP, encoded by the coding sequence CTGGATATGGCGAATATCGTCGCCGTACTACCTATTTGCGCCGTAGAACAACACGGAGCTCATCTGCCGGTTCGGGTGTTTGCTGCCATTAATGCCAGCATTATTGAGCGAGCTGTAGAATTACTGCCTGCCAATTTACCGATGCTGGTGTTGGCCACTTTGCCTGTAGGTAAATCTGACGAACACCTAGCTTACCCTGACACACTTTCGTTGCCATATGATGTTCTGGGGAAAGTGTGTTTTGAAATGGCTAAAAGCGCCTGGCGCACAGGTATTCGCAAGATCGTTTTCTGGAATTCACAAGGCGGCCAGCCCTAA
- a CDS encoding IS5 family transposase, with protein MKDQITHPPDNTDRSVAKQKFKITNWPTYNKALINRGSLPFWLDDEAIHAWYESATPSSRGRPQRYSDLAITTVLMIKRLFRLTLRAAQGFIDSIFALMNVPLRCPDYSSVSKRAKSVNVCFKTPTLGEIAHLVIDSTGLKVFGEGKWKVKNHGKERRRTWRKLHLAVDSRTHEVICADLSLNNVTDSEAFPGLIRQTHRKIRAAAADGAYDTRLCHDELRRKKISALIPPRKGAGYWPVEYADRNRAVANQRLTGSNARWKWTTDYNRRSIAETAMYRVKQLFGGSLTLCDYDGQVAEALGMVRALNKITKAGMPESVRIA; from the coding sequence TTGAAGGATCAGATCACGCATCCTCCCGACAACACAGACCGTTCCGTGGCAAAGCAAAAGTTCAAAATCACCAACTGGCCCACCTACAACAAAGCCCTCATCAACCGTGGCTCCCTCCCTTTCTGGCTGGACGATGAAGCGATTCATGCCTGGTATGAGTCGGCAACGCCTTCATCACGGGGAAGACCTCAGCGTTATTCTGACCTTGCCATCACCACCGTCCTGATGATTAAACGCCTGTTCCGGCTGACCCTGCGGGCTGCGCAGGGTTTTATTGATTCCATTTTTGCCCTGATGAACGTTCCGTTGCGCTGCCCGGATTACAGCAGTGTCAGCAAGCGGGCAAAGTCGGTTAATGTCTGTTTCAAAACACCCACCCTGGGTGAAATCGCACACCTGGTGATTGATTCCACCGGACTGAAGGTTTTTGGTGAAGGCAAATGGAAAGTCAAAAATCACGGCAAAGAGCGCCGTCGTACCTGGCGGAAGCTGCATCTGGCCGTTGACAGCAGAACACATGAAGTCATCTGCGCGGACCTGTCTCTGAACAACGTCACGGACTCAGAAGCTTTCCCGGGTCTTATCCGGCAGACACACAGAAAAATCAGGGCAGCCGCAGCAGACGGCGCTTACGACACCCGACTCTGTCACGATGAACTGCGGCGCAAGAAAATCAGTGCCCTCATCCCGCCCCGAAAAGGAGCGGGTTACTGGCCCGTAGAGTACGCAGACCGTAACCGTGCAGTAGCGAATCAGCGGCTGACCGGGAGTAATGCCCGGTGGAAATGGACAACAGATTACAACCGTCGCTCGATAGCGGAGACGGCCATGTACAGGGTAAAGCAACTGTTCGGAGGTTCACTGACGCTGTGTGATTACGATGGTCAGGTAGCAGAGGCTTTGGGCATGGTGCGTGCGCTGAATAAAATAACGAAGGCTGGTATGCCAGAAAGCGTGCGTATTGCCTGA